A single window of Leishmania infantum JPCM5 genome chromosome 35 DNA harbors:
- a CDS encoding putative cystathione gamma lyase, which produces MSSQQHLVSEFTAGSGSWLPQAQGFDTLQVHAGVRPDPVTGAILTPIYQSTTFVQESIDSYQAKGYSYTRSANPTVAVLEQKLCALENGNYCTVYNTGMAATTTAISSFMNAGDHAILTNCCYGGTNRACRVFFSRLGMEFTFVDMRDPQNVIDSIKPNTKLVISETPANPTLILIDVAAVSKICKERGIVHMCDNTFATAYIMRPLDHGADVTLISTTKYVDGHDMTVGGALVTNSKELDAKVRLTQNILGNVMSPQVAFLQLQTVKTMSLRVTKQSHNAQKVAEFLEKHPAVDRVVYPGLASHPQKELADRQHRNNLHGGMLWFEVKGGTAAGRRLMDTVPRPWSLCENLGASESIITCPSVMTHANMTSEDRMKVGITDGFVRVSCGIEDVDDLIAALKIAMDALV; this is translated from the coding sequence ATGtcctcgcagcagcaccttgtCTCTGAATTCACGGCCGGCTCCGGCTCGTGGTTGCCGCAGGCGCAGGGCTTCGACACCCTGCAGGTGCACGCCGGCGTCCGCCCCGACCCGGTCACGGGTGCCATCCTCACCCCGATCTACCAGTCCACCACGTTCGTGCAGGAGTCGATCGACAGCTACCAGGCGAAGGGCTACTCCTACACTCGCTCTGCCAACCCTACGGTGGCTGTGCTGGAGCAGAAGCTGTGCGCCTTGGAGAACGGCAACTACTGCACGGTGTACAACACCGGCATGGCTGCGACCACCACGGCTATCTCGTCGTTCATGAACGCCGGAGACCACGCGATCTTGACGAACTGCTGCTACGGTGGCACTAACCGCGCCTGCCGTGTGTTCTTCAGCCGCCTCGGGATGGAGTTTACTTTCGTTGACATGCGCGATCCCCAGAACGTCATCGATTCCATCAAACCCAACACAAAGTTGGTGATCAGCGAGACGCCCGCCAACCCCACGTTGATACTTATCGACGTTGCTGCGGTGTCGAAGATATGCAAAGAAAGGGGTATTGTGCACATGTGCGACAACACCTTCGCCACAGCCTACATCATGCGCCCGCTCGACCACGGCGCTGATGTCACCCTGATCAGCACAACCAAGTACGTGGACGGCCACGACATGACCGTGGGCGGCGCCCTCGTCACAAACAGCAAGGAGCTGGACGCTAAGGTGCGCCTGACCCAGAACATCCTTGGCAACGTCATGAGCCCTCAGGTGGCtttcctgcagctgcagacgGTGAAGACAATGTCGCTGCGCGTGACGAAGCAGAGCCACAACGCACAGAAAGTTGCTGAGTTCCTGGAGAAGCATCCCGCTGTGGACCGTGTCGTGTACCCGGGTCTTGCTTCCCACCCGCAGAAGGAGCTGGCCGACCGGCAGCACCGCAACAACCTGCACGGCGGCATGCTCTGGTTTGAGGTCAAGGGCGGGACTGCCGCTGGTCGGCGCCTGATGGACACCGTGCCGCGCCCATGGTCCCTCTGCGAGAATCTCGGTGCCTCGGAGAGCATCATCACCTGCCCGTCTGTCATGACCCACGCGAACATGACGAGCGAGGACCGCATGAAGGTGGGCATCACGGACGGATTCGTGCGTGTGAGCTGCGGTATCGAGGACGTCGATGACCTCATCGCCGCTCTCAAGATCGCCATGGATGCCCTCGTCTAG
- a CDS encoding putative replication factor C, subunit 3, translating into MYAGRQGEEAKAAASHLPWVEKYRPSTLESVVAHEDILSTLRHLMDSGNMPHLLLYGPPGTGKTTTIKACAYYLYGKDRVRANVLEMNASDDRGIDVVRQQTREFASTSSIFSMMGSGSSTGGGSGGPAAKFKLVILDEADQMSHDAQAALRRVIEKYTRNVRFCILCNHINKIIPALQSRCTRFRFAPVKKSAMMPRLRFVAEQEGVKYTTDGLAAAFRLSHGDLRRCLNTMQASALSANEVTEESVYRVTGNPTPADVTAIVSDMLSSDFATSWIKVEESVVQKGISIADLTREIHPVMMAMDLPQDCKCFLLMKLSDLEYYAAGGARESAGLGGLLGAFQLVKEAVTQRKPIKDVAGECAC; encoded by the coding sequence ATGTACGCCGGCAGACAAGGCGAAGAGGCCAAGGCGGCTGCCAGCCATCTGCCATGGGTAGAGAAATACCGCCCCAGCACGCTGGAGAGCGTTGTTGCGCACGAGGACATTCTCAgcacgctgcggcacctcATGGACAGCGGTAACATGCCTCACCTGCTGCTCTACGGTCCGCCTGGTACCGGGAAAACGACCACCATTAAGGCATGCGCGTACTACCTCTATGGTAAGGATCGAGTGCGCGCGAACGTGCTCGAGATGAATGCGTCCGATGACCGTGGCATCGACGTGGTGCGCCAGCAGACTCGCGAGTTTGCTAGCACCTCCTCCATATTTTCGATGATGGGCTCCGGCAGCTCGACTGGCGGTGGAAGCGGCGGCCCGGCGGCAAAGTTCAAACTTGTGATCCTCGACGAGGCAGATCAGATGTCCCACGATGCccaggcggcgctgcgtcgcgttATCGAGAAGTACACGCGCAACGTGCGCTTCTGCATTCTGTGCAACCACATCAACAAAATCATACCCGCCCTGCAGTCTCGGTGCACTCGATTCCGCTTCGCGCCGGTGAAGAAATCGGCGATGATGCCGCGCCTCCGGTTcgtggcggagcaggagggtGTCAAATATACGACCGACGGGCTGGCGGCCGCGTTCCGCCTCAGCCACGGTGATTTGCGCCGGTGCCTCAACACCATGCAGGCTTCGGCGCTCTCTGCAAATGAGGTTACAGAGGAGTCCGTTTATCGAGTCACCGGGAACCCGACCCCTGCCGACGTGACGGCGATCGTGTCGGATATGCTCTCCAGCGACTTCGCGACAAGCTGGATCAAGGTGGAGGAAAGCGTTGTGCAGAAGGGCATCTCCATAGCGGATCTGACTCGCGAGATCCACCCTGTCATGATGGCGATGGACTTACCGCAGGACTGCAAGTGCTTTCTGCTCATGAAGCTATCCGACCTTGAGTACTACGCGGCAGGCGGAGCGCGCGAGTCAGCCGGGCTTGGTGGGCTGCTAGGGGCCTTTCAGCTCGTCAAAGAGGCCGTGACGCAGCGCAAGCCAATCAAGGATGTGGCTGGAGAGTGCGCTTGCTGA
- a CDS encoding Peroxin 19, which yields MSDDDLDALLDEAMDMVDEQERKHEEEVRVRDAKLEDDLQKALDEASGTAGGDADMMKMLMSMLGGDGADDASLDSFKKSVMTMVSSLEGEENLGEEDKANLLRVKELMRVMEEEDIDKANDLLEQMKQEGKLPDCNNVGDAEIDEASRRCMEMLQQLSSATQVGHLDPAATPGAASSSSAAPPAAPAGDGAEIPSEVGRATEAMASALISTLADPQFVEPIKLMRDSYGPYMDAHGSELSHEDCERYERQRAKAQEICDLLQNPISGAEDPRLIQLLELMNKYSELGDPPRNLVKYAPKNRKGVEECQ from the coding sequence ATGTCCGATGACGACCTCGACGCGCTTCTTGACGAGGCGATGGATATGGTCGACGAGCAGGAGCGCAAGCATGAGGAGGAGGTTCGCGTGCGGGACGCGAAATTGGAGGACGATCTGCAAAAGGCTCTGGATGAGGCGTCGGGCacagccggcggcgacgccgacatGATGAAGATGCTCATGTCCAtgctcggcggcgacggcgctgacgacgcGTCTCTCGACAGCTTCAAGAAAAGTGTCATGACAATGGTTTCCTCgctggagggggaggagaatttgggcgaggaggacaaggCGAACCTGCTACGAGTCAAGGAGCTGATGCGcgtgatggaggaggaggacatcgACAAGGCAAACGATTTACTGGAGCAGATGAAGCAAGAAGGCAAACTTCCCGACTGCAATAACGTCGGTGACGCGGAGATTGATGAagcgtcgcggcggtgcatgGAGATGCTGCAACAGCTTTCCAGCGCCACGCAGGTAGGGCACTTGGAcccagccgcgacgccgggagcggcgtcgtcatcctcggcagcaccaccggcggcgccggctggcgacggcgccgaaaTTCCTTCCGAGGTGGGTCGTGCCACGGAGGCCATGGCATCGGCCTTGATTTCCACGCTAGCTGACCCTCAGTTCGTGGAACCCATAAAGCTTATGCGAGACTCGTACGGACCCTACATGGACGCTCACGGCAGCGAGCTGTCGCATGAGGACTGTGAGCGCTACGAACGCCAACGGGCCAAGGCGCAAGAGATCTGCGACTTACTGCAGAACCCCATCTCTGGCGCAGAAGATCCACGGCTTATACAACTGCTGGAGCTCATGAACAAGTACTCGGAGCTAGGTGATCCGCCGCGCAATCTAGTGAAATACGCGCCGAAGAATCGCAAGGGTGTCGAAGAGTGCCAATGA